In a single window of the Elaeis guineensis isolate ETL-2024a chromosome 6, EG11, whole genome shotgun sequence genome:
- the LOC140858435 gene encoding uncharacterized protein isoform X2, which translates to MTSAEASKMVAKAISSSLLLLIIFSSFSLAASQTTPEDGERQILLQIKEGWGNPSVLGSWNDSTAISHCNWTGIECSADGSVTNISLVNENITQPIPAAICKLKNLSILDLSYNNFASSFPTSLYNCSNLLYLDLSQNYFVGVIPSDIYRLSPRLTHLILSANNFTGDIPPSISRLSALEYLILDNNFFDASIPVELGNLSNLQTLWLAYNPFSPATIPSTFRNLTQLSFLWMSETNLKGEIPEFIGELTEMFQLDLAWNSLSGSIPAGIWNLKKLRYLYLFANNLTGAINIDGPIGVLGLEQIDVSMNQLNGSIPEEFGKLQNLSLLFMYYNRFSGEIPASIGLLPALTGVSLFHNSLTGVLPPELGKHSPLWNVEVHNNMLSGSLPEYVCAGGSLTSIVVSNNNLTGNVPASLNNCSTLAYIDIQSNRFSGTLPDKLPSKLFSLNIDNNRFSGNIPSIAESLQVLKATNNLLSGKIPAVLTGMSELLELHLGRNLISGQIPPGISELKNLSVLNLSSNHLVGEIPAAIGSLQVLKSLDLSINQLSGSIPSEIGDLRLPTLNLSSNRLSGEIPISLHFPAYNRSFLSNPSLCASSEFLNVPICKHGFRWKLRILLIVLASLVSLMAIVFAVFVRRARHRRSNGRVLPTWKMMSFYPLDFTESTILSGLTEDNLIGRGGGGKVYRIVLENHVAQIVAVKKIWNCRKLDSLLEKEFQSEVQVLGSIRHANIVKLLCCLWSTDMKLLVYEYMENGSLDRWLHKKWRVGEQIEEMNSDHMPLLDWSTRLRIAIDVARGLCYMHHGCSPPIVHRDVKSSNILLDFEFRAKVADFGLARMLVKLGEDNTVSAVAGTFGYMAPECAYSRKINKKMDVYSFGVILLELTTGKKANDGGEYGNLAEWAWRYLQETDKMIDAIDQDIKNPTYVNEIVFIFKLGVMCTSPLPSSRPTMKDVLQILLKRPCQ; encoded by the exons ATGACCTCAGCCGAAGCCTCAAAAATGGTGGCAAAAGCCATCTCGTCTTCTCTGCTTTTGCTTAtcatcttctcctccttttcGCTAGCCGCATCCCAAACGACACCAGAGGATGGAGAAAGGCAAATTCTCCTCCAAATCAAGGAGGGCTGGGGGAACCCCTCAGTTCTCGGCTCTTGGAACGACTCCACTGCCATCAGCCACTGCAACTGGACCGGAATCGAATGCTCCGCTGATGGCTCTGTGACCAACATCTCACTTGTCAACGAAAACATCACCCAACCCATCCCCGCCGCCATATGCAAGCTGAAAAAtctctccatcctcgacctcagtTACAACAACTTCGCCAGCTCCTTTCCCACATCCCTCTACAACTGCTCTAACCTCCTCTACCTCGACCTCTCCCAGAACTACTTCGTAGGCGTGATCCCCTCCGATATCTACCGTCTCTCACCCCGTCTCACTCACCTCATCCTCTCAGCCAATAACTTCACTGGAGACATTCCGCCCTCCATCAGCCGGCTCTCGGCTCTGGAATATCTCATTCTCGACAACAACTTCTTCGATGCGTCCATCCCAGTCGAGCTTGGCAACCTCTCAAACCTCCAAACCCTCTGGTTGGCGTATAATCCCTTCTCTCCGGCGACGATCCCCTCAACTTTCCGCAATTTGACTCAGCTGAGCTTCCTGTGGATGAGCGAAACTAATTTGAAGGGCGAGATCCCTGAATTCATCGGAGAGTTGACGGAGATGTTCCAATTGGACCTAGCGTGGAACTCCCTCAGTGGAAGCATACCCGCCGGAATCTGGAATCTAAAGAAGTTGCGGTACCTTTATTTATTTGCAAACAACCTTACTGGAGCGATCAACATCGACGGACCAATTGGCGTCTTGGGGCTGGAACAGATCGACGTCTCGATGAATCAATTAAATGGATCCATCCCAGAGGAATTCGGCAAGCTTCAGAACCTCTCTCTCCTTTTCATGTACTACAACCGGTTTTCCGGTGAGATTCCGGCTAGCATCGGCCTCCTCCCGGCACTTACCGGTGTCTCGCTCTTCCACAACAGTCTGACTGGGGTTCTACCACCGGAATTGGGGAAACATTCCCCACTGTGGAATGTTGAGGTCCACAATAACATGCTCTCAGGCTCGCTGCCAGAGTATGTCTGTGCAGGTGGATCTCTGACCTCGATCGTCGTTTCTAACAATAATCTAACCGGCAACGTGCCTGCGTCTCTCAACAACTGCTCCACCTTGGCCTACATCGACATCCAAAGCAACAGATTTTCCGGCACCCTACCAGACAAATTGCCATCAAAGCTTTTCTCGCTGAACATCGACAACAACCGATTCTCCGGCAACATTCCATCAATCGCCGAGAGCTTGCAGGTCCTTAAAGCGACCAACAACTTGCTATCCGGTAAAATTCCAGCTGTCTTGACCGGAATGTCCGAACTCTTGGAGCTACATCTCGGAAGGAACCTGATCTCTGGCCAAATCCCGCCAGGGATATCAGAGCTGAAAAATCTGTCTGTTCTTAATCTCAGCAGCAACCATCTTGTTGGCGAGATTCCTGCGGCAATTGGGTCCCTACAGGTACTCAAGTCACTCGACTTATCTATAAACCAACTGTCCGGCTCGATTCCGTCAGAGATCGGAGACCTCAGGCTCCCCACGCTCAACCTCTCGTCCAACCGGCTCTCCGGCGAGATCCCAATCTCATTACACTTCCCAGCCTACAATCGAAGCTTCCTCTCGAACCCCAGCCTCTGCGCTTCCAGTGAGTTCTTAAACGTCCCCATCTGCAAACATGGCTTCCGATGGAAGCTCCGTATACTGCTCATCGTTCTCGCTTCACTCGTCTCCTTGATGGCAATCGTCTTCGCTGTGTTCGTCAGAAGAGCGCGCCATAGGAGAAGCAACGGCAGAGTTCTACCCACGTGGAAGATGATGTCTTTCTATCCGTTGGATTTTACAGAGTCCACCATCCTGAGTGGGCTCACGGAGGACAACCTTATCGGGAGGGGCGGCGGTGGGAAAGTATATCGGATTGTGCTCGAGAACCACGTCGCACAGATCGTGGCCGTTAAAAAGATCTGGAACTGTAGGAAGCTTGATTCCCTATTGGAGAAGGAGTTCCAATCCGAGGTCCAAGTCCTAGGTTCAATACGGCATGCTAATATTGTTAAACTACTTTGCTGCCTCTGGAGCACCGATATGAAACTGCTGGTGTACGAGTACATGGAGAACGGGAGCCTGGATCGGTGGCTTCACAAGAAGTGGAGGGTGGGGGAGCAAATCGAAGAGATGAACTCCGATCACATGCCTTTATTAGATTGGTCCACCAGGTTGCGGATTGCTATCGATGTGGCACGAGGATTATGCTACATGCACCACGGTTGCTCCCCACCTATCGTGCACCGAGATGTGAAGTCCAGTAACATATTATTAGACTTCGAATTTAGAGCCAAGGTGGCTGATTTCGGTCTGGCTAGGATGCTCGTCAAGCTTGGAGAGGACAACACGGTGTCGGCTGTGGCGGGAACATTCGGTTACATGGCCCCCG AATGCGCATAttcgagaaaaataaataaaaagatggaTGTGTACAGTTTTGGAGTGATTCTTTTAGAACTAACCACCGGAAAAAaagcaaatgatggtggagaataTGGTAATCTAGCAGAGTGGGCTTGGCGCTACTTGCAGGAGACTGACAAGATGATCGATGCTATAGATCAGGACATCAAGAACCCGACATATGTAAACGAGATTGTATTTATCTTTAAATTAGGAGTCATGTGCACTAGTCCATTGCCTTCATCAAGACCTACAATGAAGGATGTACTCCAAATCTTACTAAAACGTCCATGTCAATAA
- the LOC140858435 gene encoding uncharacterized protein isoform X1: protein MTSAEASKMVAKAISSSLLLLIIFSSFSLAASQTTPEDGERQILLQIKEGWGNPSVLGSWNDSTAISHCNWTGIECSADGSVTNISLVNENITQPIPAAICKLKNLSILDLSYNNFASSFPTSLYNCSNLLYLDLSQNYFVGVIPSDIYRLSPRLTHLILSANNFTGDIPPSISRLSALEYLILDNNFFDASIPVELGNLSNLQTLWLAYNPFSPATIPSTFRNLTQLSFLWMSETNLKGEIPEFIGELTEMFQLDLAWNSLSGSIPAGIWNLKKLRYLYLFANNLTGAINIDGPIGVLGLEQIDVSMNQLNGSIPEEFGKLQNLSLLFMYYNRFSGEIPASIGLLPALTGVSLFHNSLTGVLPPELGKHSPLWNVEVHNNMLSGSLPEYVCAGGSLTSIVVSNNNLTGNVPASLNNCSTLAYIDIQSNRFSGTLPDKLPSKLFSLNIDNNRFSGNIPSIAESLQVLKATNNLLSGKIPAVLTGMSELLELHLGRNLISGQIPPGISELKNLSVLNLSSNHLVGEIPAAIGSLQVLKSLDLSINQLSGSIPSEIGDLRLPTLNLSSNRLSGEIPISLHFPAYNRSFLSNPSLCASSEFLNVPICKHGFRWKLRILLIVLASLVSLMAIVFAVFVRRARHRRSNGRVLPTWKMMSFYPLDFTESTILSGLTEDNLIGRGGGGKVYRIVLENHVAQIVAVKKIWNCRKLDSLLEKEFQSEVQVLGSIRHANIVKLLCCLWSTDMKLLVYEYMENGSLDRWLHKKWRVGEQIEEMNSDHMPLLDWSTRLRIAIDVARGLCYMHHGCSPPIVHRDVKSSNILLDFEFRAKVADFGLARMLVKLGEDNTVSAVAGTFGYMAPDLLKMILNTYRQVVHRTQKTASSGNRGFAPSLHRASKTTCNSCIKT from the exons ATGACCTCAGCCGAAGCCTCAAAAATGGTGGCAAAAGCCATCTCGTCTTCTCTGCTTTTGCTTAtcatcttctcctccttttcGCTAGCCGCATCCCAAACGACACCAGAGGATGGAGAAAGGCAAATTCTCCTCCAAATCAAGGAGGGCTGGGGGAACCCCTCAGTTCTCGGCTCTTGGAACGACTCCACTGCCATCAGCCACTGCAACTGGACCGGAATCGAATGCTCCGCTGATGGCTCTGTGACCAACATCTCACTTGTCAACGAAAACATCACCCAACCCATCCCCGCCGCCATATGCAAGCTGAAAAAtctctccatcctcgacctcagtTACAACAACTTCGCCAGCTCCTTTCCCACATCCCTCTACAACTGCTCTAACCTCCTCTACCTCGACCTCTCCCAGAACTACTTCGTAGGCGTGATCCCCTCCGATATCTACCGTCTCTCACCCCGTCTCACTCACCTCATCCTCTCAGCCAATAACTTCACTGGAGACATTCCGCCCTCCATCAGCCGGCTCTCGGCTCTGGAATATCTCATTCTCGACAACAACTTCTTCGATGCGTCCATCCCAGTCGAGCTTGGCAACCTCTCAAACCTCCAAACCCTCTGGTTGGCGTATAATCCCTTCTCTCCGGCGACGATCCCCTCAACTTTCCGCAATTTGACTCAGCTGAGCTTCCTGTGGATGAGCGAAACTAATTTGAAGGGCGAGATCCCTGAATTCATCGGAGAGTTGACGGAGATGTTCCAATTGGACCTAGCGTGGAACTCCCTCAGTGGAAGCATACCCGCCGGAATCTGGAATCTAAAGAAGTTGCGGTACCTTTATTTATTTGCAAACAACCTTACTGGAGCGATCAACATCGACGGACCAATTGGCGTCTTGGGGCTGGAACAGATCGACGTCTCGATGAATCAATTAAATGGATCCATCCCAGAGGAATTCGGCAAGCTTCAGAACCTCTCTCTCCTTTTCATGTACTACAACCGGTTTTCCGGTGAGATTCCGGCTAGCATCGGCCTCCTCCCGGCACTTACCGGTGTCTCGCTCTTCCACAACAGTCTGACTGGGGTTCTACCACCGGAATTGGGGAAACATTCCCCACTGTGGAATGTTGAGGTCCACAATAACATGCTCTCAGGCTCGCTGCCAGAGTATGTCTGTGCAGGTGGATCTCTGACCTCGATCGTCGTTTCTAACAATAATCTAACCGGCAACGTGCCTGCGTCTCTCAACAACTGCTCCACCTTGGCCTACATCGACATCCAAAGCAACAGATTTTCCGGCACCCTACCAGACAAATTGCCATCAAAGCTTTTCTCGCTGAACATCGACAACAACCGATTCTCCGGCAACATTCCATCAATCGCCGAGAGCTTGCAGGTCCTTAAAGCGACCAACAACTTGCTATCCGGTAAAATTCCAGCTGTCTTGACCGGAATGTCCGAACTCTTGGAGCTACATCTCGGAAGGAACCTGATCTCTGGCCAAATCCCGCCAGGGATATCAGAGCTGAAAAATCTGTCTGTTCTTAATCTCAGCAGCAACCATCTTGTTGGCGAGATTCCTGCGGCAATTGGGTCCCTACAGGTACTCAAGTCACTCGACTTATCTATAAACCAACTGTCCGGCTCGATTCCGTCAGAGATCGGAGACCTCAGGCTCCCCACGCTCAACCTCTCGTCCAACCGGCTCTCCGGCGAGATCCCAATCTCATTACACTTCCCAGCCTACAATCGAAGCTTCCTCTCGAACCCCAGCCTCTGCGCTTCCAGTGAGTTCTTAAACGTCCCCATCTGCAAACATGGCTTCCGATGGAAGCTCCGTATACTGCTCATCGTTCTCGCTTCACTCGTCTCCTTGATGGCAATCGTCTTCGCTGTGTTCGTCAGAAGAGCGCGCCATAGGAGAAGCAACGGCAGAGTTCTACCCACGTGGAAGATGATGTCTTTCTATCCGTTGGATTTTACAGAGTCCACCATCCTGAGTGGGCTCACGGAGGACAACCTTATCGGGAGGGGCGGCGGTGGGAAAGTATATCGGATTGTGCTCGAGAACCACGTCGCACAGATCGTGGCCGTTAAAAAGATCTGGAACTGTAGGAAGCTTGATTCCCTATTGGAGAAGGAGTTCCAATCCGAGGTCCAAGTCCTAGGTTCAATACGGCATGCTAATATTGTTAAACTACTTTGCTGCCTCTGGAGCACCGATATGAAACTGCTGGTGTACGAGTACATGGAGAACGGGAGCCTGGATCGGTGGCTTCACAAGAAGTGGAGGGTGGGGGAGCAAATCGAAGAGATGAACTCCGATCACATGCCTTTATTAGATTGGTCCACCAGGTTGCGGATTGCTATCGATGTGGCACGAGGATTATGCTACATGCACCACGGTTGCTCCCCACCTATCGTGCACCGAGATGTGAAGTCCAGTAACATATTATTAGACTTCGAATTTAGAGCCAAGGTGGCTGATTTCGGTCTGGCTAGGATGCTCGTCAAGCTTGGAGAGGACAACACGGTGTCGGCTGTGGCGGGAACATTCGGTTACATGGCCCCCG attTGTTGAAGATGATTTTGAACACATACAGGCAGGTTGTTCACAGAACACAAAAAACGGCATCATCTGGTAATAGAGGGTTTGCCCCCTCTCTACATAGGGCTTCTAAAACAACGTGTAACAGCTGCATAAAGACATGA
- the LOC140858436 gene encoding hexokinase-6-like — MCRTPDMSAMHHDTSCDLRVVGTKLKDILGISNTSLKTRKLVVKVCDIIAKRGARLAAAGILGVLKKQGRDTALRDGSDMQRTVIAMDGGLYEHYTIFSNCLETTLREMLGEEATASIVIKLASDGSGI, encoded by the exons ATGTGCAGGACTCCAGACATGTCAGCCATGCATCATGACACATCATGTGATCTCAGAGTTGTTGGGACTAAACTAAAGGACATTTTAGGG ATCTCTAATACCTCCTTGAAAACAAGAAAGCTGGTTGTCAAGGTCTGTGATATCATAGCCAAGCGTGGGGCTCGTCTGGCTGCTGCTGGAATACTGGGCGTCTTGAAGAAGCAGGGCCGTGATACTGCATTGAGGGATGGAAGTGACATGCAGAGGACAGTTATTGCTATGGACGGTGGGCTTTATGAACATTACACTATATTTAGCAATTGTTTGGAAACCACACTTAGAGAGATGCTCGGAGAAGAAGCCACAGCTTCTATTGTCATCAAGCTTGCCAGTGACGGATCAGGCATTTGA